A portion of the Apus apus isolate bApuApu2 chromosome 3, bApuApu2.pri.cur, whole genome shotgun sequence genome contains these proteins:
- the CCN2 gene encoding CCN family member 2, producing MAPASFALALLLALLSPQAQAQECSGQCQCGAGPSPTCPAGVSLVLDGCGCCRVCAKQLGELCTERDPCDHHKGLFCDFGSPANRKIGVCTARDGAPCVFSGMVYRSGESFQSSCKYQCTCLDGAVGCVPLCSMDVRLPSPDCPYPRRVKLPGKCCEEWVCDEAKEQTAVGPALAAYRLEDTYGPDPTMMRANCLVQTTEWSACSKTCGMGISTRVTNDNAFCRLEKQSRLCMVRPCEADLEENIKKGKKCIRTPKISKPVKFELSGCTSVKTYRPKFCGVCTDGRCCTPHRTATLPVEFKCPDGEIMKRKMMFIKTCACHYNCPGDNDIFESLYYRKMYGDMA from the exons ATGGCTCCAGCCAGCTTCGCCCTAGCCCTTCTCCTCGCCCTCCTCAGCCCG CAGGCGCAGGCCCAGGAGTGCAGCGGGCAGTGCCAGTGCGGCGCCGGgcccagccccacctgcccCGCCGGCGTCTCCCTGGTGCTCGACGGCTGCGGCTGCTGCCGCGTCTGCGCCAAGCAGCTGGGCGAGCTCTGCACCGAGCGCGACCCCTGCGACCACCACAAGGGGCTCTTCTGCGACTTCGGCTCCCCCGCCAACCGCAAGATCGGCGTCTGCACCG CTCGGGACGGCGCCCCGTGCGTCTTCAGCGGCATGGTGTACCGGAGCGGCGAGTCcttccagagcagctgcaaGTACCAGTGCACCTGCCTGGACGGGGCGGTGGGCTGCGTGCCCCTCTGCAGCATGGACGTCCGCCTGCCCAGCCCCGACTGCCCCTACCCGCGCCGGGTGAAGCTCCCGGGAAAGTGCTGCGAGGAGTGGGTCTGCGATGAGGCCAAAGAGCAGACCGCTGTGGGACCTGCCCTTGCTG CTTACAGACTGGAAGATACTTACGGTCCAGACCCAACAATGATGCGTGCCAACTGCCTGGTGCAGACGACTGAGTGGAGTGCTTGCTCCAAGACCTGTGGCATGGGCATCTCAACCAGGGTCACCAATGACAATGCCTTCTGCAGACTGGAGAAACAGAGTAGACTGTGTATGGTCAGGCCTTGCGAAGCAGACCTGGAGGAGAACATCAAG aaaggcaaaaagtGCATCCGCACCCCCAAAATCTCCAAGCCTGTCAAGTTTGAGCTGTCTGGCTGCACCAGCGTGAAGACCTACAGACCTAAGTTCTGTGGTGTCTGCACTGACGGGCGCTGCTGCACACCCCACAGAACAGCCACCCTCCCCGTGGAGTTCAAGTGCCCTGATGGAGAGATCATGAAGAGGAAAATGATGTTCATCAAGACCTGCGCCTGCCACTACAACTGCCCTGGAGACAATGACATCTTTGAGTCTCTGTACTACAGAAAGATGTATGGAGACATGGCGTAA